In Gottschalkia purinilytica, the genomic stretch AACTTCATTTTAGAAAATGTATAAACATTATCTATTGTTCTAGAAATTTCATCCTTAAGCTTTAATACATTTAATAACGTCTTAGAATCTTTAACAATTTCCCCTTTATATTTTATTATATCTTTAGATAATTGTTTTAATTTATCAAAATCTTGCTCCCATTCTTCATCATTTGAATACATTGATGATAAATCCCACTTGTATGTTTCATCAATATCTTTCCTTTCTTTTATTTCATTATTAGTATCTGACATTTAATATTCTCCTTTCAAATTAACTAAGATAATTATATTCTTCTTATAGTCTTATATATAATATTTACCATAACTTTGTTTAAATATATGCTACAAAATAATATTATTTTAAAAATATATTATTTTTATTTTACCAAATGAAATGTTCTTTTAATTAAAAATTGATCTTTTATTTCCATGAAAATAATTTTAACAGATATTAATCTTTTACATTAATTTATAAGATCGCTATATTAACCTATTATTGAATTAATGTTAAACTTTAACTTTAAGAGTTAACTTATATTTTCATTTAATAGTCTTTTAATAAAAAAACATGTCTGCATAAAAGTAACTTTATATAATATTTAATTTTTTCTTGCACAAAAGAAATAAAATAATTAAAGGCTATTATTTAAATTAAATATGATAATTTATATCTATATTATCCAGTTTGAAAATTTTTAAGTAATCAATAGTTATATTCACCTATAGTTTTTGAATTTATAATTATCAAACAACCTATCTTATATTTAAAGTTCTCTTATTAAGGTTATACTTTATATCATTAAATTCTGTATTTAAAGCCATTTACTAGTTAAAGTTAAACTTTAACTTTAGCTATTTAATTATTATCAAAACCTAATTTAAAAAAGTCTAGATTTAAAAATTATTCAACATATTATAATTACGATAAAAGCTAGTAATTTATTATATACTAAATTACTAGCTTTTATCGTAATATACGAATGTTGTCAACTATTAGTTATAAAAACTAATCATTGTATCTATAAAAACAATTATTTTGGTTAGATACAAACCCAAATTTTTTATAGAACTTATCAAGTTTGCTCAGTGCAATCAGACCTACAATAGCACCATCTATACAATTATCACTAATATAATCCATTATTTTTCTCATAATTAATGTACCAATTTTCTGCTTTTGATATGATGGTGTAACCATTATGTCTTGTATGTAAAAAACTGTTCCACCATCTCCAACAATTCTACCAAATCCTATTATATTACCCCGATCTTCTACACAAACACAGTAAATTGAATTATTCAATCCTTTTTCAATTTTGTCATACTGTAATATTTTCCAACCAACAGAATTTCTTAACTGAATATATTCTTCAACTGATGGCTTTCTTTCAGTTACTGTAATATTTCCCATATTTGATTTCCCTTCATATCATAATTTAACTATAAACTACTATACATTTTATAATAATTATAGATCTCTGCATAGTTTATTTTTACTTACTCTTTAAATTACTCTATACTATTAAAGAAGTCCATATACCATTTATTATTTTCTAAAAAGTAATCTGTTTTTATCTCTCTATGGTTTATTGATTTATCTTAATTTATTCTTCTTTCTATATATTTAGATAATGTCTCCGTTATTTTACCTTCATATTCATTTACATTTTTATATTCTAATAAACTTATTTGATTACTTACAATTTATATATCCTTTAGTTAGTTTAAATAATGATTGAGCTTTTTCCCAATCTGCTCTTATATCTTCATCAGAAGGATATAGATACATATTCATGATAGTTTGTACATGAGAGTGCCCTAAACGCTCTTGAACATCCTTTATATTCTTAGTTGCACGATAGTAAATAATAGATATGTCTTAAAAGATGAGCGTGAATATCTATTCCCTTTTTCATTTTAGTTATTATTAATAGATAAATTATAATATACTAACTATACTACTTATAATACATGCCTTTAATAATTCTAATATATAATGAAATATCGGATATAAGTATAATATTATACTTAATATCCGATATCTATTATGGTATATTTAAATTTGTCATTAACTCTCTTTACTATTTTTAGTAATAAATTCTTACAAATTTTATAGAATACAAATCTGCTAAAATTAAATCATCTGTTTCAGGCTCTCTTAAAACTATATGGTCTATTCCTACATCTATCAATGTTCCTTCTCTATCCATTAACATATTTGTTCCTAATATAAACTCTGCTTTTACATATCTTCCTATTACAGTTCTTAAGTACCCTTGTATATATCCTCTATCTCTCATAACAGGCATTCTATCACTATCTAACTCAGGCTGCTCAATAGGAGTAATAGGAGTAATAGGAGCGGGTCTAGATGGCTCTCTGTCTATTGGCGATATCGGTCGAGTTGAAGGTGGTCGAGCTGAAGGTGGTCTCCTATCTGGTGGTTGCATTCCTGCAGGAACTTCTATATATGAAGGAATTATAAAATCATCATAATCATTATAATCATCGTAATCATCATAATCATCATAATCATCGTAATCATTGTAATCATCGTAATAGTCCATATATTCATCATATAAGTATTCATATGGTATCTCCATATGTCTTTTAGGTAAAATTGGTTTTACTATGTTATCTTCATAACTCATTATTTATAACCTCCTTAAAATTTTAATAATTATGTCTCTGCATATAAAGC encodes the following:
- a CDS encoding GNAT family N-acetyltransferase; the protein is MGNITVTERKPSVEEYIQLRNSVGWKILQYDKIEKGLNNSIYCVCVEDRGNIIGFGRIVGDGGTVFYIQDIMVTPSYQKQKIGTLIMRKIMDYISDNCIDGAIVGLIALSKLDKFYKKFGFVSNQNNCFYRYND